Proteins encoded together in one Amblyomma americanum isolate KBUSLIRL-KWMA chromosome 1, ASM5285725v1, whole genome shotgun sequence window:
- the LOC144114576 gene encoding large ribosomal subunit protein uL1-like: protein MSSKVSRDTLYDCVNAVLQESARKHRKFLETVELQIALKNYDPQKDKRFSGTVKLKHIPRPKFQVCILGDQQHCDEAKANNLACMDTEALKKLNKSKKLVKKLAKKYDAFMASESLIKQIPRLLGPGLNKAGKFPTLLTHNESMMAKLDEVKATIKFQMKKVLCLAVAVGNVKMSPDELAQNINLAINYLVSLLKKNWQNIRSLHIKTTMGPPQRLY from the exons ATGAG CTCGAAAGTGAGCAGGGACACGCTGTACGACTGCGTCAACGCGGTCCTGCAGGAGTCGGCGCGCAAGCACCGCAAGTTCCTCGAGACCGTGGAACTCCAGATCGCCCTCAAGAACTATGACCCTCAGAAGGACAAGCGTTTCTCGGGCACCGTCAA GCTGAAGCATATCCCCAGGCCCAAGTTCCAGGTGTGCATTCTTGGTGACCAGCAGCACTGTGACGAAGCCAAGGCCAACAACCTGGCCTGCATGGACACAGAGGCTCTGAAGAAGCTGAACAAGAGCAAGAAACTAGTCAAAAAGCTTG CCAAGAAGTACGATGCTTTCATGGCGTCTGAGTCGCTCATCAAGCAGATTCCCCGTCTCCTGGGTCCTGGTCTGAACAAGGCGGGCAAGTTCCCCACGCTGCTGACACACAACGAATCTATGATGGCCAAGCTTGACGAGGTCAAAGCCACCATCAAGTTCCAGATGAAGAAG gtCCTGTGTCTCGCAGTTGCTGTGGGCAATGTCAAGATGAGCCCTGATGAGCTGGCCCAGAACATCAACCTGGCCATCAACTACTTGGTGTCCCTGTTGAAAAAGAACTGGCAGAACATCAGGTCTCTGCACATCAAGACTACGATGGGGCCCCCACAGCGTCTTTATTAA
- the LOC144114577 gene encoding large ribosomal subunit protein uL1-like encodes MSLKVSRDTLYDCVNAVLQESARKHRKFLETVELQIALKNYDPQKDKRFSGTVKLKHIPRPKFQVCILGDQQHCDEAKANNLACMDTEALKKLNKSKKLVKKLAKKYDAFMASESLIKQIPRLLGPGLNKAGKFPTLLTHNESMMAKLDEVKATIKFQMKKVLCLAVAVGNVKMSPDELAQNINLAINYLVSLLKKNWQNIRSLHIKTTMGPPQRLY; translated from the exons ATGAG CTTGAAAGTGAGCAGGGACACGCTGTACGACTGCGTCAACGCGGTCCTGCAGGAGTCGGCGCGCAAGCACCGCAAGTTCCTCGAGACCGTGGAACTCCAGATCGCCCTCAAGAACTATGACCCTCAGAAGGACAAGCGCTTCTCGGGCACCGTCAA GCTGAAGCACATCCCCAGGCCCAAGTTCCAGGTGTGCATTCTTGGTGACCAGCAGCACTGTGACGAAGCCAAGGCCAACAACCTGGCCTGCATGGACACAGAGGCTCTGAAGAAGCTGAACAAGAGCAAGAAACTAGTCAAAAAGCTTG CCAAGAAGTACGATGCTTTCATGGCGTCCGAGTCGCTCATAAAGCAGATTCCCCGTCTCCTGGGTCCTGGTCTGAACAAGGCGGGCAAGTTCCCCACGCTGCTGACACACAACGAATCTATGATGGCCAAGCTTGACGAGGTCAAAGCCACCATCAAGTTCCAGATGAAGAAG gtCCTGTGTCTCGCAGTTGCTGTGGGCAATGTCAAGATGAGCCCTGATGAGCTGGCCCAGAACATCAACCTGGCCATCAACTACTTGGTGTCCCTGTTGAAAAAGAACTGGCAGAACATCAGGTCTCTGCACATCAAGACTACGATGGGGCCCCCACAGCGTCTTTATTAA
- the LOC144114578 gene encoding uncharacterized protein LOC144114578, with translation MNRMAAVVPAILRARNSSQARDPTRRPPFAALTSVLCCQRPASIGPCVLPAFDCVIPPDPFMLKTKSCMEVLQATKLRVIFARDLEQAGKLVDGQWYSLSKASFFSKTKTIFLGSWAMYLGTCGQDNAGQHASASSKKKHETNYRRGTAEPGGSAEPN, from the exons atgaatcgcatggccg ctgtggtgccggcgattctccgagctcggaactcttcccaggcacgggatcctacccgcagacctcccttcgccgcactcacgagtgttctttg ttgccagcggccagcatctattgggccatgcgtgcttcctgccttcgactgtgtcatccctcctgatccgttcatg ctaaagaccaagagttgcatggaagttctgcaagccaccaagttgcgtgtgatttttgccagggacctggagcaggctgggaaattagtggatggccagtggtattcactcagtaaggcaagctttttct ccaagacaaaaaccatttttcttggctcatgggcgatgtatctaggaacctgcggccaggacaacgctggacaacatgcatcagcaagctcgaaaaaaaagcacgaaaca AACTACAGGCGGGGGACTgccgaacccggaggcagtgctgaGCCCAACTGA